AAGCCATGAAGCTCAAGTTAGAAGAGCTTGATAATTTGGCACACAACCTAGCCAACGTGAATACGGATGGCTTTAAGGAAGAGAACGTCAATTTTGAATCGGTGCTTACTAATGCTGAAGGTGGTGATGGGCAAAAGGAAAATACAGCTGTGGCTTTTAAGTCTATTAATTTTGCACAAGGTCCCATTGTCACAACAGGCGATGAAATGAATGTGGCGCTTCAGGGTCCTGGTTTTTTTGAAGTTCAAACCGAAACGGGCAATTTTTATACGCGTGACGGTGTTTTTGGAATTAATGCAAGCGGTGAGTTGGTAGATACCAAAGGTGGAAAGGTAATGGGGGAAAGCGGCAGTATTGTTCCAGGTAATGGCAGAATAGAAATTAGCCCCAGTGGTGTGGTGATGGTGGATGGGGAAGAAAAAGGAAAAATTAAAATGGTTGAGTTTGGTGATTTGGGACAGGTTAAATCGGTAGGGAGTTCGCGCTTTAAAGCCAGTGACCAAGCTAGCCCTCAAGTAGCCAAGCACAGTGAGCTATTACAAGGAAAAGTAGAACAATCGAACACGAGTACGGTTGGAAATTTGGTGAAACTGGTTGAAGTAACTCGTCAGTATGAAACATACCAGAAGATTTTAAGTCAGCAATCGAAGATGGATGAAGAATCGGCAAATTCATTAGGACGATTAACGTAATTTTTAGGGAGGTTTTATGTCACTTAAAGCATTGTATTCGGCAGCAACCGGAATGGAAGCGCAAGAAACGCGTATTAATAACATAGCAAACAATCTCTCAAACCTTAATACCGTGGGTTATAAAGCCTCACGCGAAACTTTTGAAGATATGGTGTATGAACAGGTACAAACGCCCGGACAAAAAACAGCCACCAACACAGTGTCTCCCATTGGTATCCAAATTGGGCATGGTACGCGCTTGGTAGGTGTATATAAGCAGTTTACCGCTGGCGAATTAACCCAAACAAATCGTGAGTTGGATGTGGCTATTGAAGGTAACGGTTTTATAAAAGTAACCTTGGATGATGGTAGCAGCGCTTATACACGCGATGGATCATTCCGCGTAAATTCCGAAGGTATTTTGGTAAACAGTCGCGGCTATAAAATTGATGGTGATTTAACTATTCCGCTTGAAGCCGAATCGGTCACTATTGGCAAAGACGGTACTGTATCAGCGAGTCTCACAGGTGAAGCTACCGCTACCACTATCGGTAATATACAACTGCAACTCTTTAGAAACCCTGCAGGTTTAAAGGCTATGGGCCAAAATTTGTATGCCGAAACAGAAGCATCCGGAACGCCTACAGAAGCTACTCCGGGCACAGCGGGTGCCGGAAGTATTGCTCAGGGATTTGTTGAAAATTCCAATGTGAATATTGCCGAAGAATTGGTGAGCATGATTATTGCTCAAAGAAGTTATGAAGCTAATTCTAAGGTGTTGTCGTCAACCAGTGAAATGCTAAGAAACTCAAATAACGTTATATAATTTTTTTATGAACTTTAAAAAAATTACAATTTGCTTCTTTATTTTAACAGTTTCATTCCATGTGTGGGCGGATGCTCCCATGAATGTAAAGCTTAAGGCAAAAGCCGATGTGGATGTTCATAATATCCGTTTTGAAGATATTGTGGACGTAGCATCCACAGACCCTCGTTTTATTAAACAGTTTGGGTCGTATGTTTTTAGTTTAGACGATGCTAGCGATTATATCCATCCCTCTGATATTTTAACTTCTCTTGTTCGTTACGGTGCTAATTTAGAAGATATCAACCTATTGTCCACAGAACCTATCAAAGTTTTAAAAACATCCAATGCGGGCATTATGGATGAAGTACGTTATAAGTTGTTACAAGCGCTATCTTCAAAAGGGGTTAAGTTTGCGGGAGATAAAAAAATGGTAGTGCATGATATTGAAAATCTTC
This sequence is a window from bacterium. Protein-coding genes within it:
- the flgG gene encoding flagellar basal-body rod protein FlgG, with the protein product MSLKALYSAATGMEAQETRINNIANNLSNLNTVGYKASRETFEDMVYEQVQTPGQKTATNTVSPIGIQIGHGTRLVGVYKQFTAGELTQTNRELDVAIEGNGFIKVTLDDGSSAYTRDGSFRVNSEGILVNSRGYKIDGDLTIPLEAESVTIGKDGTVSASLTGEATATTIGNIQLQLFRNPAGLKAMGQNLYAETEASGTPTEATPGTAGAGSIAQGFVENSNVNIAEELVSMIIAQRSYEANSKVLSSTSEMLRNSNNVI
- a CDS encoding flagellar hook basal-body protein, giving the protein MPSGVYLTMQAMKLKLEELDNLAHNLANVNTDGFKEENVNFESVLTNAEGGDGQKENTAVAFKSINFAQGPIVTTGDEMNVALQGPGFFEVQTETGNFYTRDGVFGINASGELVDTKGGKVMGESGSIVPGNGRIEISPSGVVMVDGEEKGKIKMVEFGDLGQVKSVGSSRFKASDQASPQVAKHSELLQGKVEQSNTSTVGNLVKLVEVTRQYETYQKILSQQSKMDEESANSLGRLT